A DNA window from Streptomyces sp. B21-083 contains the following coding sequences:
- a CDS encoding APC family permease, protein MPDPGTGPLSPPGPVGDAPQRLRGGVLGMADIAAATMANVGPAMSFFFGFAFLSTTAGVASPLTIVAAGIAVALLGNTLAEFSRAHPSAGSFTTFVGKTFGPVSAVTTALLAGLGYIIAMASVIAISGGFVQITLYHYTGVDLPWIIWTLLLTGLAVGLMLRGIVVSTKWAGYFFGVEMLVLAVVSVAALVEHRGSLSLDPFLPSHISHGFRGLAAGFPLAVYLFVGWENSAALAEETENPRRNVGRAVFSSIAIMTVSYVLFSYATVTGFGYDVNRLGASPIPFVEVAQHTLGALAFLTYLGGLTSTLGVLIAGINSQARLVFNAGREGLLPSFFGYVHPTRRTPNNAIITFAATALLIIGGWGLGHLLGSGDGSMNPVVFFTESSTLGTILILLVYLASNIALPLYYRRYRPQEFSLVRHLLLPALGTLAILVPLYYLAKPGQPAPYNWFPYAALAALLAAIGYAALLVRRDPTLAERVGSVVADAD, encoded by the coding sequence ATGCCCGACCCCGGAACAGGCCCGCTGTCCCCGCCGGGTCCCGTCGGCGACGCGCCCCAGCGGCTGCGTGGCGGCGTCCTCGGCATGGCGGACATCGCCGCCGCCACGATGGCCAACGTCGGCCCGGCCATGAGCTTCTTCTTCGGTTTCGCCTTCCTGTCCACCACGGCGGGCGTGGCGTCACCGCTGACCATCGTCGCGGCGGGCATCGCGGTCGCGCTGCTCGGCAACACGCTGGCGGAGTTCTCCCGGGCGCACCCCTCGGCGGGCAGCTTCACCACCTTCGTGGGCAAGACCTTCGGACCGGTCAGCGCGGTGACCACGGCACTGCTGGCGGGACTCGGCTACATCATCGCGATGGCTTCCGTCATCGCCATCTCCGGCGGGTTCGTGCAGATCACCCTGTACCACTACACCGGCGTCGACCTGCCGTGGATCATCTGGACACTGCTGCTCACCGGGCTGGCCGTGGGGCTGATGCTGCGCGGGATCGTCGTGTCCACCAAGTGGGCCGGCTACTTCTTCGGCGTGGAAATGCTGGTCCTGGCCGTCGTCTCGGTCGCGGCGCTCGTGGAACACCGCGGCTCTCTGTCCCTCGATCCGTTCCTGCCCAGCCACATCAGCCACGGCTTCAGGGGGCTGGCCGCCGGTTTCCCCCTGGCGGTGTACCTGTTCGTCGGCTGGGAGAACTCGGCCGCGCTCGCCGAGGAGACGGAGAATCCGCGGCGCAACGTGGGCCGCGCGGTGTTCTCCTCCATCGCGATCATGACGGTGAGCTACGTTCTCTTCTCCTACGCCACCGTGACCGGCTTCGGCTACGACGTGAACAGGCTCGGGGCCTCCCCGATCCCCTTCGTCGAGGTGGCCCAGCACACCCTCGGCGCGCTGGCGTTCCTCACCTATCTGGGCGGTCTGACCTCCACGCTCGGCGTGCTGATCGCCGGCATCAACTCCCAGGCCCGCCTGGTGTTCAACGCCGGACGCGAGGGACTGCTCCCGTCCTTCTTCGGCTATGTGCACCCCACCCGTCGCACCCCGAACAACGCGATCATCACCTTCGCCGCCACCGCTCTGCTGATCATCGGAGGGTGGGGTCTGGGCCACCTGCTGGGATCCGGCGACGGCTCGATGAACCCGGTGGTCTTCTTCACCGAGTCCTCGACCCTCGGCACCATCCTGATCCTGTTGGTCTACCTCGCCTCCAACATCGCCCTGCCGCTGTACTACCGCAGGTACCGGCCGCAGGAGTTCAGTCTGGTCCGGCACCTGTTGCTGCCCGCGCTCGGCACCCTGGCCATCCTGGTCCCGCTGTACTACCTCGCCAAGCCCGGCCAGCCCGCCCCGTACAACTGGTTCCCCTACGCGGCGCTGGCCGCCCTGCTCGCGGCCATCGGCTACGCGGCCCTCCTTGTCCGCCGCGATCCGACTCTGGCCGAACGCGTCGGCTCGGTCGTCGCCGACGCGGACTGA
- a CDS encoding glycoside hydrolase family 43 protein has translation MIHNPVLRGFEPDPVILRVGDDFYIATSTFEWYPGVRIHHSRDLVNWRSLGGVLDSRRLLDLTGVPDSGGIWAPGLSYAGGLFHLVFTVVDTYAEGWKDLPNYVTTASSIEGPWSDPLPLHGRGFDVSLFHDDDGDGRSWLLNMRFDWRPDREGFAGIEIQEYDRESRTLVGEPRTISTGTSAGVAEGPHLHRRDGWYYLVHAEGGTGYEHGAAVARSRDLFGPYETDPAGPLLTSRDDPSLELQKAGHCSLVETTAGQWYAAHIVARPHTERGRCVLGRETALQPVTWTDDGWPRIAGAVPAVTVPAPALRPAPVPEPPVHDRFDTPALRPDWSTLRRPAGDDWIEPAPGRLRMRGGQSPVGRRRPSLLARRVTAARCSFETSLTFAPRTPDHMAGLTAYYNTRNWHYLYVTAEDDGSPVLRALSCEAGRLTAHQPTIPLEPGRVVVLRAELDVPVLRFSYDTGRGAETLPIELDATVLSDEHADEFHDGQLRVLGFTGAMLGLWAQDLDGTGVHADFAYATYRTFQDGRA, from the coding sequence GTGATCCACAACCCCGTCCTGCGCGGCTTCGAACCCGACCCCGTGATCCTCCGGGTCGGCGACGACTTCTACATCGCCACCTCCACCTTCGAGTGGTACCCGGGCGTCCGGATCCACCACTCCCGGGATCTGGTCAACTGGCGGTCGCTGGGCGGGGTTCTGGACAGCCGGCGGCTGCTCGACCTGACCGGCGTCCCGGACTCCGGCGGGATCTGGGCACCTGGACTGTCGTACGCGGGCGGTCTGTTCCACCTCGTCTTCACCGTCGTCGACACGTACGCGGAGGGGTGGAAGGACCTCCCCAACTACGTCACCACGGCCTCCTCGATCGAGGGGCCGTGGTCCGACCCGCTCCCGCTGCACGGCCGGGGCTTCGACGTTTCGCTGTTCCACGACGATGACGGCGACGGGCGCAGCTGGCTGCTGAACATGCGCTTCGACTGGCGCCCGGACCGTGAGGGCTTCGCCGGGATCGAGATCCAGGAGTACGACCGCGAGAGCCGGACCCTGGTCGGAGAACCCCGCACCATCTCCACCGGAACCTCCGCCGGGGTGGCCGAGGGCCCGCATCTCCACCGTCGCGACGGCTGGTACTACCTGGTGCACGCGGAGGGCGGCACGGGTTACGAACACGGCGCGGCCGTGGCCCGCTCCCGTGACCTGTTCGGCCCGTACGAAACCGACCCGGCCGGCCCTCTGCTCACCTCCCGCGACGACCCGTCGCTGGAGCTGCAGAAGGCCGGGCACTGCTCCCTCGTCGAGACGACGGCGGGCCAGTGGTACGCCGCCCACATCGTCGCCCGCCCGCACACGGAGCGGGGCCGGTGCGTACTCGGCCGGGAGACCGCGCTGCAGCCGGTGACCTGGACCGACGACGGCTGGCCACGTATCGCGGGAGCCGTCCCCGCAGTCACGGTGCCGGCTCCCGCGCTGCGCCCCGCGCCCGTTCCCGAACCACCGGTGCACGACCGCTTCGACACTCCCGCCCTCCGCCCCGACTGGTCCACCCTGCGCCGCCCGGCCGGGGACGACTGGATCGAGCCCGCACCGGGCCGGCTGCGCATGCGGGGCGGCCAGTCGCCGGTGGGCCGCCGCAGGCCCAGTCTGCTCGCCCGGCGGGTAACCGCCGCGCGCTGTTCCTTCGAGACCAGCCTCACCTTCGCGCCCCGCACCCCCGACCACATGGCCGGTCTGACCGCCTACTACAACACCCGCAACTGGCACTACCTGTACGTCACCGCCGAGGACGACGGCTCACCCGTTCTGCGCGCACTGAGCTGCGAGGCCGGACGCCTCACCGCACACCAGCCGACGATCCCGCTCGAGCCGGGACGCGTGGTCGTCCTGCGTGCCGAACTCGACGTGCCCGTCCTGCGTTTCTCGTACGACACCGGTCGGGGGGCTGAGACCCTGCCGATCGAACTCGACGCCACCGTCCTCTCCGACGAGCACGCCGACGAGTTCCACGACGGGCAACTGCGCGTTCTCGGCTTCACCGGCGCCATGCTGGGGCTGTGGGCGCAGGACCTCGACGGCACCGGCGTCCACGCGGACTTCGCCTACGCCACCTACCGGACCTTCCAGGACGGCCGCGCATGA
- a CDS encoding FadR/GntR family transcriptional regulator → MVNAAGKFGPYNQPGPARTTSVTGVGHARALPGGGQSGSDLVRSRIALRVRLRSVQPGDRLPDAGVLAEELGISEITVRRALEGMCQDGLLDRRRGRAGGTFVARDWDTVVAVMHDAEEAASLDAFHLLLECGLVAHSSGEVPAERLEGLRALVEEMELTDDPARLAELEARFHLDLAETLGGGGMREFAADLLGRLCLLLPVPHPAVVRAQNHCHAELLAELGRGATDPAVQAVKAHQRSRHL, encoded by the coding sequence GTGGTGAACGCAGCGGGCAAGTTCGGGCCCTACAACCAGCCGGGCCCGGCTCGGACGACGTCGGTCACCGGCGTAGGACACGCCCGCGCCCTGCCCGGCGGCGGCCAGAGCGGATCCGATCTCGTCCGGTCGAGGATCGCTCTCCGGGTACGTCTGCGCTCCGTGCAGCCCGGGGACCGACTCCCCGATGCCGGGGTCCTCGCCGAGGAACTGGGGATCAGCGAGATCACCGTCCGTCGCGCGCTGGAAGGCATGTGCCAGGACGGCCTGCTCGACCGCCGGCGCGGACGGGCGGGCGGAACCTTCGTCGCGCGGGACTGGGACACCGTCGTAGCCGTGATGCACGACGCCGAGGAGGCCGCTTCGCTGGACGCCTTCCATCTGCTGCTCGAATGCGGCCTCGTGGCGCACAGCTCGGGAGAGGTCCCGGCCGAGCGACTGGAGGGGCTTCGGGCACTGGTCGAGGAGATGGAACTGACCGACGACCCGGCCCGGCTGGCCGAGTTGGAGGCCCGCTTCCACCTGGACCTCGCGGAGACGCTCGGCGGTGGCGGAATGCGCGAGTTCGCCGCGGATCTGCTCGGCCGGCTCTGCCTGTTGCTGCCCGTACCGCATCCCGCGGTGGTACGGGCGCAGAACCACTGCCACGCCGAACTGCTCGCCGAACTGGGCCGGGGTGCGACCGATCCGGCCGTGCAGGCGGTGAAGGCACACCAGCGTTCCCGACACCTCTGA
- a CDS encoding alpha/beta fold hydrolase, producing MTTFDLGRLRLFCTALGSDRAAPLLLVHGWGGDGREWSVHAEALADRFRVIVPDLRGHGRSGVPEEGNTPAEMADDLAALLRRLDTGPAIAVGHSMGGQVVNLLAVRHPELVRSVVALDPAHGAHGAEVEEIPARLAEYRQRGARAAAGFIVGAFRAGAPAGLRTAHVRTMLGTPDHVIAQSYAGMYTDPGAVGVRPHSEAYLRHRTQPALTVWTSAQAAAWERGTLHVPGSRVEHWPDTGHYLHEEQPGRTARLVEDWALGDRENG from the coding sequence ATGACGACCTTCGACCTCGGGCGCCTCCGCCTCTTCTGCACCGCTCTCGGGTCCGACCGGGCGGCGCCGTTGCTCCTGGTGCACGGCTGGGGCGGAGACGGCCGGGAGTGGTCCGTGCACGCCGAAGCGCTCGCCGACCGGTTCCGCGTGATCGTCCCCGACCTGCGCGGGCACGGCCGCTCGGGAGTACCCGAGGAGGGCAACACCCCGGCGGAGATGGCCGACGACCTCGCCGCGCTGCTCCGGCGCCTGGACACCGGGCCGGCGATCGCCGTGGGCCACTCCATGGGCGGTCAGGTCGTCAACCTGCTCGCGGTACGGCATCCGGAACTCGTCCGCTCGGTCGTCGCCCTCGATCCGGCTCACGGCGCACACGGGGCGGAAGTGGAGGAGATCCCGGCCCGCCTGGCGGAATACCGGCAGCGCGGGGCCCGCGCGGCGGCCGGCTTCATCGTCGGCGCCTTCCGCGCAGGTGCTCCGGCCGGACTGCGCACGGCTCATGTCCGCACCATGCTCGGTACGCCGGATCACGTCATCGCCCAGTCGTACGCCGGCATGTACACCGACCCCGGCGCGGTCGGTGTCCGCCCGCACAGCGAGGCGTATCTGCGCCACCGTACGCAGCCCGCGCTCACCGTGTGGACTTCGGCGCAAGCAGCCGCCTGGGAACGCGGCACCCTGCACGTGCCCGGTTCCCGCGTCGAGCACTGGCCCGACACCGGGCACTACCTGCACGAGGAGCAGCCTGGACGCACGGCGCGCCTGGTCGAGGACTGGGCGCTGGGCGACCGAGAGAACGGATGA
- a CDS encoding alginate lyase family protein codes for MAEAQPTAPGSPSRRRFLRITAVGTTAAATGLAAIPAADALTSFIHPGVLHKLSDIQRMKTRIAAGTEPWLSGWNVFRANAYSQSAYAMAGPRTTIDRGTTEVGNWEFWNDCNAAYQNALMWNLTGTTAHAAKALQIIKAWSSTLTSITGKDAQLAASIYGFKLAAAAELMRYTAPSGSWSAVEITQTENLFRYVLAPLVRTFGDAGWGTNCIKAMMAFGVFCNDTSLYNAAVDAFHLHDCCKISRVIRDSGQCVDSGRDQAHTQLILGSMAEACEIAWVQGQDLYSASANRLLTGFEYTAKYNTGNDVPYAVWGSCKLTFNSISTVERGNLRPIYEMAFNHYVKRRSLPAPWTNTAIGRIRPEGAAFQCDHVGFGTLLFTL; via the coding sequence ATGGCCGAGGCACAGCCCACCGCGCCCGGTTCCCCGAGCCGCCGCCGTTTCCTGCGGATCACCGCCGTCGGTACCACGGCGGCTGCCACCGGCCTCGCCGCGATCCCCGCGGCGGACGCCCTGACCTCCTTCATCCACCCCGGGGTGCTGCACAAGCTCTCCGACATCCAGCGGATGAAGACCCGGATCGCGGCCGGCACCGAACCCTGGCTCAGCGGCTGGAACGTGTTCAGGGCGAACGCGTACTCGCAGTCGGCCTACGCCATGGCGGGCCCCCGCACGACCATCGACCGTGGTACCACCGAGGTCGGCAACTGGGAGTTCTGGAACGACTGCAACGCGGCCTACCAGAACGCCCTGATGTGGAACCTGACGGGCACCACCGCCCACGCCGCCAAGGCGCTGCAGATCATCAAGGCCTGGTCGTCCACGCTCACCTCGATCACCGGCAAGGACGCCCAACTCGCGGCGTCCATCTACGGTTTCAAACTCGCGGCGGCAGCCGAGCTGATGCGGTACACGGCACCCTCGGGCAGCTGGTCCGCTGTCGAGATCACCCAGACGGAGAACCTCTTCAGATACGTACTCGCGCCCCTGGTGAGGACGTTCGGCGACGCCGGCTGGGGCACCAACTGCATCAAGGCCATGATGGCGTTCGGGGTGTTCTGCAACGACACCTCCCTCTACAACGCAGCCGTCGACGCCTTCCACCTGCACGACTGCTGCAAGATCAGCCGGGTGATCAGGGACTCCGGCCAGTGCGTGGACAGCGGCCGCGACCAGGCCCACACCCAACTCATCCTGGGCAGCATGGCCGAGGCCTGTGAGATCGCCTGGGTCCAGGGCCAGGACCTGTACTCCGCCTCCGCCAACCGCCTGCTGACCGGGTTCGAGTACACCGCGAAGTACAACACCGGCAACGATGTCCCCTACGCCGTGTGGGGTTCCTGCAAACTCACGTTCAACTCCATCTCCACCGTCGAGCGCGGCAACCTGCGCCCCATCTACGAGATGGCCTTCAACCACTACGTCAAGCGCCGCAGTCTGCCCGCCCCCTGGACGAACACGGCCATCGGGAGGATCCGCCCGGAGGGGGCGGCTTTCCAGTGCGACCACGTGGGCTTCGGCACCCTGCTGTTCACCCTCTGA